In Pelecanus crispus isolate bPelCri1 chromosome Z, bPelCri1.pri, whole genome shotgun sequence, the following are encoded in one genomic region:
- the CD180 gene encoding CD180 antigen yields MACDLYFLIFTTLACVSCKASGAAETMCVEIRVNKSYSCEGLGLKEIPDKLPVTTEILDFSFNVLPSLQNSTFSELKSLLYLDLTRCQINWVYDGAFHSNKQLKTIVLTGNLLMFLSDTAFAGPQSLKQLVLTQTGITSMSFIPMTNLDSLDTLILGSNHISSLQLPPNFPTQNLKYLDFQMNNIRGITAEDVCVLQKTSNITLIFKGNDITYIEPGAFQSHFYSLDFGGCADIPGVLAGIQKSTMQTLWLGTFHGVEKEPYISPNVLQGLCNISVKDLYLQLRHFRNLNADMFQCLTRLRKLDLTQTHISALPPGISGMSSLAELVLNGNSFEHLCNISSAAFPSLTHLNIKGNSQFLQLGSGCLEKLAKLQHLDLSKSHIESFNCCNEALSGLSSLRYLNLSHNIKLYLQDVLIKDSTNLELLDLAFTPLHINTSQGPFRNLHLLQVLNLSSSHINTSIQHLFQGLENLKLLDLSQNSFELGIMPRDKLFQQLSKLEVLILSSCELTAIGSQAFHSLKKLQHVDLSHNKLTAFSTDAFSNLKSIYLNLAHNRIRIVPHDKLASLAGHCIINLSYNPLDCTCSNIGLITWYKQNLDKIEDPEGTRCSEPKLLAGAQLATVSLSCGINTAGIIAVVVVILSCVAVLIWGARYFKQNYQQI; encoded by the exons ATGGCCTGTGATTTATATTTCTTGATTTTCACAACGCTTGCCTGTGTTAGCTGCAAAGCATCCGGCGCCGCAGAGACGATGTGCGTGGAG ATTAGAGTAAATAAAAGCTATAGCTGTGAAGGTTTAGGACTGAAGGAGATTCCTGACAAACTACCTGTCACAACCGAAATCCTTGACTTCAGCTTCAATgtgctcccttccctccagaaTTCAACCTTCTCTGAGCTGAAGTCCCTTCTCTACTTGGACTTAACAAG GTGTCAGATCAACTGGGTGTATGATGGCGCCTTTCACAGCAACAAGCAACTGAAGACAATCGTGCTGACTGGAAACCTGCTCATGTTTCTGTCTGACACAGCATTTGCTGGACCACAGTCCCTGAAGCAGCTTGTCTTAACGCAGACGGGAATAACAAGTATGTCCTTTATTCCAATGACAAATCTGGACAGCCTGGACACCCTCATCTTGGGCAGCAACCACATCTCTTCGCTGCAGCTTCCTCCCAACTTTCCTACTCAAAACCTCAAATACCTTGACTTTCAAATGAACAACATAAGAGGAATCACAGCAGAAGATGTCTGTGTCCTGCAGAAGACCAGCAATATAACTCTCATCTTTAAAGGCAACGACATTACATACATTGAACCTGGAGCTTTCCAGTCCCATTTCTACAGTTTGGACTTTGGGGGCTGCGCTGACATCCCTGGGGTCCTAGCAGGGATACAGAAATCCACAATGCAGACCCTTTGGCTGGGAACATTTCACGGTGTGGAAAAGGAGCCCTACATAAGCCCAAATGTTTTACAAGGCCTCTGTAATATATCTGTCAAGGATCTCTATCTGCAGCTACGGCACTTCAGAAACCTAAACGCCGACATGTTTCAGTGCTTGACCAGGCTCCGAAAGCTGGACCTAACTCAAACCCACATCAGTGCCTTGCCCCCTGGCATCAGTGGCATGAGCTCGCTAGCAGAGTTAGTTCTCAATGGTAACTCCTTTGAGCACCTCTGCAACATCAGCTCTGCCGCCTTCCCCTCCCTCACCCACCTCAACATCAAGGGTAACTCACAGTTCCTGCAGCTGGGCTCTGGCTGTTTGGAGAAACTGGCAAAGCTTCAACATCTCGATTTAAGTAAGAGTCATATCGAAAGCTTTAACTGCTGTAATGAAGCACTGAGTGGTTTGAGCAGTCTTCGGTACCTGAATCTGAGCCACAACATAAAGCTCTACCTCCAAGATGTGCTCATTAAGGACAGCACTAACCTGGAGCTGCTGGACCTAGCTTTCACTCCTCTTCATATCAACACTTCACAGGGTCCTTTCCGGAATTTGCATCTCTTGCAAGTGCTGAATCTTTCCTCTTCTCACATTAATACTAGCATTCAGCATCTCTTTCAAGGCCTGGAAAACCTCAAGCTCTTGGACCTTAGTCAAAATAGCTTTGAGTTGGGGATCATGCCAAGGGACAAACTGTTCCAACAGCTATCCAAATTAGAGGTGCTAATTTTATCATCCTGTGAACTGACAGCAATAGGCAGCCAAGCATTTCACAGTCTCAAGAAGTTACAGCATGTTGATCTGAGCCACAACAAACTTACTGCATTCAGCACAGATGCATTTTCAAACCTCAAGAGCATCTATCTCAATTTAGCCCACAACAGGATCCGTATTGTACCACATGACAAGCTAGCGTCCCTGGCTGGCCACTGCATAATCAATTTAAGTTACAACCCTCTGGACTGCACCTGCTCCAATATTGGTTTAATCACCTGGTACAAGCAGAATCTGGATAAAATTGAAGACCCTGAAGGAACGAGATGCTCTGAACCCAAATTGCTAGCTGGTGCTCAGCTGGCCACTGTCTCACTCTCCTGTGGGATCAACACAGCAGGAATCATTGCAGTTGTCGTGGTTATTTTATCCTGTGTTGCCGTCTTAATTTGGGGTGCTCgctatttcaaacaaaattacCAGCAAATATAA